A region of Pirellulales bacterium DNA encodes the following proteins:
- a CDS encoding response regulator has protein sequence MAEIRVLVVDDDRSVSRVVASILKDRGYTVDVADDGKSALDLVAQNHYLLAVLDYQMPGMDGVEVFQKARELQPELLGIFLTAYANLNTVFPAIDAGIERVLSKPPSSGELIPAIEELLGPSRA, from the coding sequence ATGGCGGAAATCAGGGTGTTGGTGGTCGATGACGATCGGAGCGTCAGCCGCGTCGTCGCCTCCATCTTGAAGGACCGCGGCTACACGGTCGACGTTGCCGATGACGGCAAGTCGGCGCTCGATCTGGTAGCGCAAAATCACTACCTTCTTGCAGTTCTCGACTATCAAATGCCAGGAATGGACGGGGTCGAGGTTTTTCAAAAAGCTCGGGAGCTACAACCCGAACTGTTGGGCATCTTTCTAACGGCGTATGCCAATTTGAACACTGTTTTTCCCGCGATTGACGCGGGGATCGAGCGAGTCTTGTCTAAGCCGCCGTCGAGCGGCGAATTGATACCGGCGATCGAGGAGCTTCTCGGACCGAGCAGGGCCTGA